The genomic window GTAGGGACATTTGTTGCGGAGAGAAAGTTAGTCGATGATAAGCAAAATTATACAATTGTTAAAAGCTTTACAAATGAAATGAAAGAATTAGGAATCAAATTTGAAACACTTAAAGTAAACGTCATTGTTTCACATGCGGATCATACCATTGCCAATTTTTTGAACATTACTCCCGGTGAAAAAGTTATTATCTTAAAAAGACTTCGCGGAAATAAAGGCAAGCCGATCGGTTACTTTATTACATACTTCAAGCATGAAGAGCATTTTTCATTGAACACAAATGATTATAAGTATTCGTTTTATGACTATCTAAACTCATTGGATATCCATATTACTAGCAATCAGGAAGTTGTTGAATCTGTTTTACCTACAAAAGAAATCGCTACAATCCTAAAGGTCAGCAATGGTACACCTTTACTAAAAAGATGCCGTTTTACCTCTGATGCCTATAAAAATTTTTATGAGTACACAGAATGCTACTATATTGGCAATGAATATAAATACTTTATTGATTTCACTCGGTAATACATATTCTTAAAATAAGGATATAAAAACACTATGAATATCTATACTCATGTGACTCCTAATAAAATTAAAGAGATTGGTAAACAGTTCGCAAACTATGTTAACTTTTAAAACGAATCGTATTCAAAATCGTATTCATTGTTTAATTATAGAATCAAAACCTCCAGTGTGAACTGGAGGTTTGCTCTGCGGCTGTGAGCCTCTATTACCGGCCAGAGCCTGAAAGGCTCACTGAAGAAAAGGTCTCCCACGTGCACCACATTTACTCACAGCTCCTTAAAGGAGCTCTTTTCTATTTCTTCCGATTTTCTTTTCCTGTAAACGGATCAACCTCTTCGAATAAAGTTAACTGATCTGCTACGAAGTCCTCTTGAAGTTGATTACGAATATATTCCTCTATCTGCTTCTTGTTTCTCCCTACCGTATCCACATAGTATCCTCGACACCAAAACTTTCGATTGCCATAGCGATACTTTAAATTGGCATGTCTGTCGAAAATCATTAAGCTACTTTTTCCTTTTAAATAGCCCATAAATTGAGAGATACCCAATTTTGGTGGTATGCTCACTAGCATATGAACATGATCTTTACAGGCATTTGCTTCAATGATTTCTACACCTTTTCTTTCACATAGTTCTCTGAGTATTTCACCTATACTTGTCTTGTATTTTCCATAAATAATTTGCCTTCTGTATTTTGGTGCGAATACCAAATGATACTTACATTTCCATACAGTGTGTGATAAACTTTCGTTAACCTTTTTCATAAAGGTACCTCCTAAACTTTTTGATGTGGTGGTCGGGAAACCAACTTCATCTTAACAGTTTGGGAGGCTTTTTTACTACCACGCTGGAAGCTCTCCGGAACCCCTAGCATAGCTAGGTTTTTTCAGAACATATAAAAAAATAAGCTAGAAATGCTGTAAAATCAACATTTCTAGCTTAAAGCGTAGGTCTACCCCACAGACCCTTCCATATAGATTTTAAGATAACACACCGAATCAACCTGAAACAAACAAGGAGAATCCTACCATTACTACAAAATATTAAGCGCATATGACTACAATAGAATACAAAATCGGCTGGTCAAAATCTGGTCAGCATAAAATTATTTTTCATTGTATAATAGATATAAATATTGATTTGAAAGGATGAACAAATTATGTCACATAAACCAAAAGAAAATCCACGCCCATCTAAACCAAATCCTTTAAATGAAGGAAGAGATATAAAACTTCCGACTCCGAATACCGGAGAACTGAAATCACCGATTAAAAAGAAATAGCCTCACAGCTGTTTCTTTTTTATTCTTTAAAATTACGCCACTCATCTAGCCAATCAACCAGCATTTTACCTATTTTAAGTTTTCTTGTAATTTCATCAAAGTTTGGGTTAGTAGGACTAGAAAAATTAACGACTAGCTCTGGATTATCTCGGAGTTTAGAAGAAATATATTCCGTTCCAGATGGGTCTCCATACAATTCATATTTTTCAACGATTGTATTATCAAATCGCTTCAATGCTTCACCATGCATTGATTGTCTCAATAGTCTATTTTCTGTGAATCCCCTCTCTTCAACAAATTGCATAAACTCTGCACATTCAGTGTCATCTTTAAATAATGGTATCACACGTAAAAACATCTGCTTAGCCTCATTCGAGTAATTCCCGCTCCAATATGAAATTACAAATTCAAACAGAAGATAACGAAAGCTGCTTTTTATAAAGTAAGGTTTTATCCAAAACTCCGGTGGAATTACTTTTGTTCTCCCCTTATCAATACTCTCAATTAGACTAGAAAATAGAGGTACATCCCTATAATAAAGTGTAGCTTTTTCATCTGAATGGAAGTCTGTATGGCAGCTTGTATTACAAAATGCGTACAAATAATAAAAAGGGTCACCTAGTGATTCATCATTAATATCCTTGGGTGGAGTAAATTCCTCATCTTCTTCTATTTCTGTATTAGTAAAATGTACAGTGTAATCCGGATTTTGTTTATAGTAAAAGAAGAATCGGGTGATTCCCGATTTATCTGATTCACCGTCCACTCTCTCCCAATTTTCTAAATCTATTAGATAGTTTTTTGCTCTCTGTGATGGATTATATAGTAATCCAAATCTTCGTTTCCACAATATTTCAGTATCGTACAAATTAGCTGTGTCGGTTTTAGGTGTATTTGTATCACCTTTACGAGTATAGATATTCCCTTTATAGAGTATACCTTGTTCTTTATATTTATAATCCTCTAGTAAATAAAACGGGGTATTATCACTTTGTTTGATGATTATAACATCAACATTTTCATCAAAAATAGAAACAGTCTTGACATATATTTCCGGAATATTCCCTCCAGCCCATTTTGGTTTTTTGCGAATTAAATCAATAACTTGTTGTTGATTCTTTCGTTTCTCGTCATTACGAACTCCGGCAATTTCATTCGTTTCATCTTTGACTCCGATTATAATATACGCATCTCTATTAGCCGGGCTGTTAGCCATACATATAATGTCATGTAACAAATCAATATTTTTAGAATACCATTGCTGTTTAAAATCCCAATAATCACCTTCTGTCCCAAGCTCAATTAATTCTAAAATTTCGATACTTAAATCTTCTGTATTCATTGAAATCCCACCTTTAATTCTATTTTTAATAAATGCACCTTCATTCTAGCCACTCATGTCTTCATTAAATATGAATATTATTAAATTTCTGTCAAAGTCAAAATAGATATGTTTTCTGTCTTTAGTATAGTGCTCACCATTGAATAGAGCTCTAACCTCTTTGTATTTGAAATCTTCCTCAGTACTAAAAGTATTAGGAGAAATAGACATTTTAAATGAACCCTCAGTTACAGATAATCGTTCTAAAATACCGCTCTCTACAAAAGTTTTCTTATCATCATTTTTAAATATGTACACTGAGTTATAAGGAAACGTCGGATTCTGTATAAGATGTTCAATAGTTGGTTTGTTTGTAGTGTATGGTACCAAATCTTTATCTAGTTTCTTTTCAATGGAAGTATTCACTTCCTTCAATGCCCGAGGATAAACAAAGTAAGTTAATAAAAAGCTGACTATACATGCCACTAGAAATAAGATCACCGCACCATAAATACTAAGTTTAAAAAAATCAATTTTTTTATTTAAAATTTTATCAAATGATAAATACATCAAAAAAATGGAGAAGCCCATATTAAGTAAAGATAGTGCACCTAAAACTACAACTTTTTCATCTTTTTTATCTTTATCAAAATACACTAATCCTATTTTGCTCAAATACCAATATGACATGAAGCCCGGTATTCCTGTAGCAATTATGGTTAAGAATAAATTCATACAATGACCTCCTCTTTGTTTTCAAATCTCCAGCATTGAATGACTGCTCTAATTATAGCAAAGATTAGATAAAAGCTCTCATCTTCAACTGAACTATTACTAATTATTAGCTCTTATAACTCTTCCATATATCTCGTTGTAACTGATTGCTTGTCCATCCATAAATATTGTTTTCCCTTGTTCGACATAGTTTGAAAAGTCAATATCAATGAGGTTCAAGACAAGTTACATGGGAACAGGAATTAAGAAATAGCTAGTTTAAATACTCATCTAAGTTCAACTAAAATCAATAAGACGGAGTCAGAAATGGAGTCAAGAAATACCCGCTGAGAAAATAAAGAACATTGGAAGAATAATATCTTTCAATGTTCCTCTATTGATTATATTTAACTAAATATAGCCCACTCAAAATCTTCTTTGCAAAGCTCTTTCTTAGCTGTCCTCTGTACTATTCATCTTTGATTATTTCGTTAGTATCTCTGATGTTCCGCTCATACTGCTTTAAAAACCAAGCTCTTCCAACAAGAAGGAAAATGATAAAAGGTATAGTTGACCATAGCCCCATAAAGAATGCAAGCATAACTGAGAAACCTATAACGAGCTGTAAACTAATTTTCTTATAACGGTTCATATGGTAAGCTAGTTGGCTTTCTGTAACTCTATTCTCTTCATCCATGTGTCTTGTCCTTGCCTTTCTTCTGTTGTATATGAGTTATTACACCTATTCCGATTAAAGCGAGTATACACACTTGTAAGAAACTTATATCGCTTTTATTAACCTTTTTACCGACTATCTGCTGTGAGGTGTAACCTCCATCATTAGATATAAGTAAGTAAAGTATTTCATCTTTTACGGTGTCCGTTTTCTCTGAGATACTAGCCATCATTAAAACGCCGTCTTTTTCTGCTTCAATCATCGGCATATTATCATCGGTTTTACCGTGTGTATATGGTAACTCATTTAAATTGTCCCCAGAATGGATTTGTATAGCCTTTTTAGTAATAGTAATGTCTAACCGATATCCTTGGTCGGTGTAGGCTTCCCATTTACCTATAAACTTATTATTTCCACACGATGTTAGCACTAATAGTATTACTATTAGCCCCATACTCATCATTAATTTTTTTTGCTTTGTCACAACTAATTGCATTCTCCTTATCCTCCCTGATTTCAACTATAAATGAAACATTGCATATAGCTATTTCTAAAAAAAACAGTACTATTTAGTGATATAAAACGGTCAAAAATGCCGGAAAACTCCTTTATTGGCTGTTACTATCTGAAACGAATAAAACATTGCTATATCAACATTTATAGATGATATTTCTGTTTCATTTCAGATACAAATAAATATAGTCGGATTCCAAAAAACAAAAAAAACACACCCCGAGTAGTTGTTCTCCAGTTGTTAGGGGTGTATAAAGTACGGTCAAAATACTACGGGGTGGGGTTATCCTTTACATTTAATTATTATACTTTGTTAAATTCCTCATAGAAAAGCTCATCTATTGGTACTTCTAAAATACCGGACAATAGCTTCATTTGATGAGGCTTTGGAATTGTCCGTCCAGTTTGCCAAGAGCTGATACACTGTTGTGTTACACCCATCTTTTCAGCCATCTCACTTTGAGAAATCCTTTTCGCTTCCCTATACTGACTAAGCCTACTAGTCTTCTTCATCTGCTCACTCCTTAGCACCATTATAAACAACAACTTGATGTATTTCAACTCATTATGTGGTTTTCCATTGTTTATTATCAATACAAATACAACGTGTTGTTGTAATATAACAAAGGAGAGGTGTATTTAATGAAACAAAAGCAATATGCTAAAACGATTAGGGAGAGACGGCGTGCTTTAGGTTGGACGCAGAAGCAGCTAGCTAAGAGAATTCATTCAACACAACAGGCAATTACACGATGGGAGACCTCTGTAACTGAACCTAGTTTAGAAAGCCTCACAGCCCTCTCAAAAGCTCTAGGAACCCCTGTTAGCCACTTTTTGGATAAAGATGTAGTTGAATCCGAAGAAGAATTTCTTGCCCTCTACCGCTCTTTAAATGCCGAAGATACACAACGAACTATTAGCTATATGAAACTTCTAAAAAAGCAAGAAATTGAAAGAACAACTTTTAAGCCATAACAAAAAGCCGGAGTATCCTTATCTGATTGGATACCCGGCTTTACTTTTTTAAAGATAATAGATGATTTTATCTTGTTTATTCTCCATCACTGCTAATTCCTCTTTGTCATAAAGACTTGCCCTCACTGTTTCCAAGGAAAGTTCTCCTTCACTCTTTATGGTGTAGGATACTCCGTCACCTTTTTCTGCCTGAATTAGCATTCTATACTTGTTAGGCTTCTTACACATGTTTCCACCAGAATTATCTCGACTAACAATCTCTAAAATACCAAGTTCTTCAAGGTATTGAATATACGTTAGAACTCGTGTACGATTTTTACCAATACCATGCCTTTCCATCGAGCTATATGGAAAATAAAATACTCCGTCATCATCGGCGTACAACTTAGAATGAACTAACATACTGAACGCAAGTCGTAAAT from Enterococcus sp. 9E7_DIV0242 includes these protein-coding regions:
- a CDS encoding ATP-binding protein → MNTEDLSIEILELIELGTEGDYWDFKQQWYSKNIDLLHDIICMANSPANRDAYIIIGVKDETNEIAGVRNDEKRKNQQQVIDLIRKKPKWAGGNIPEIYVKTVSIFDENVDVIIIKQSDNTPFYLLEDYKYKEQGILYKGNIYTRKGDTNTPKTDTANLYDTEILWKRRFGLLYNPSQRAKNYLIDLENWERVDGESDKSGITRFFFYYKQNPDYTVHFTNTEIEEDEEFTPPKDINDESLGDPFYYLYAFCNTSCHTDFHSDEKATLYYRDVPLFSSLIESIDKGRTKVIPPEFWIKPYFIKSSFRYLLFEFVISYWSGNYSNEAKQMFLRVIPLFKDDTECAEFMQFVEERGFTENRLLRQSMHGEALKRFDNTIVEKYELYGDPSGTEYISSKLRDNPELVVNFSSPTNPNFDEITRKLKIGKMLVDWLDEWRNFKE
- a CDS encoding helix-turn-helix transcriptional regulator — translated: MKKTSRLSQYREAKRISQSEMAEKMGVTQQCISSWQTGRTIPKPHQMKLLSGILEVPIDELFYEEFNKV
- a CDS encoding helix-turn-helix transcriptional regulator, giving the protein MKQKQYAKTIRERRRALGWTQKQLAKRIHSTQQAITRWETSVTEPSLESLTALSKALGTPVSHFLDKDVVESEEEFLALYRSLNAEDTQRTISYMKLLKKQEIERTTFKP
- the tnpA gene encoding IS200/IS605 family transposase gives rise to the protein MKKVNESLSHTVWKCKYHLVFAPKYRRQIIYGKYKTSIGEILRELCERKGVEIIEANACKDHVHMLVSIPPKLGISQFMGYLKGKSSLMIFDRHANLKYRYGNRKFWCRGYYVDTVGRNKKQIEEYIRNQLQEDFVADQLTLFEEVDPFTGKENRKK
- a CDS encoding GntR family transcriptional regulator, producing the protein MGTENQPLYVQVADEMRNNIRIEKWQEGHKIPTEFELCDIFHVSRITIRKAIEELVREKLLVRKKPVGTFVAERKLVDDKQNYTIVKSFTNEMKELGIKFETLKVNVIVSHADHTIANFLNITPGEKVIILKRLRGNKGKPIGYFITYFKHEEHFSLNTNDYKYSFYDYLNSLDIHITSNQEVVESVLPTKEIATILKVSNGTPLLKRCRFTSDAYKNFYEYTECYYIGNEYKYFIDFTR